The Myripristis murdjan chromosome 11, fMyrMur1.1, whole genome shotgun sequence genomic sequence CTCCGCCCTGCTCACTGCTCTGACTCTCTCTTACTTCCTGGGCCTGGCATTTAAAGCTCTCTACTACTGCTGCTTCCACCCTAAGCTGTGGAGGCCCCCGGTGAGAGACCCAGGAGCGGCTGACGAAGTGCCTGACGGAAAAGTGCTCTTCAAAGACTTATCCGTCCAGGACAGCACCGTGTCCACGCAGCTCCTCAACAAGAGGATGGCCCGCCATGCCACTCGCTTCTACTCTGAGCAGGAAGTCGTTAGAATTGTCAAAAAGACAAACGGAGAGGAGGCCACCACCGTTGTCTGATTTGTTTGGGTCAAAGCCAACCATGCACTACAGTTCAAATGTTACTTCCCAGCCTGCTGTCCACCTCAAAGCTGTCTTCCCTTTATGCTGCTTTTTATAAGAGGCAAAATACTCTGAATGAAGCTGTGGTTGTTTTGATAAGCTTATTCAAAAAATAGTACAGGGATGCATGTTCTGCAAAACAAAaggtattttattatttttatacttaTACTCTACTTTTTTGTATATCCagtaaaatgtttctgttttactgtaCTAATGGCCCTACAGCATTTTGTCGATGTTGAGGAAAAACCTTGtatttccaaaatgtcagcttttcagggattaagaaaactgtgaaaagcatgatgaaaatgcatttcatacATTATTCAGTCAGGGTTTCACAAGCTCAAGAGGCTGGAGAATTTCTTCAAAACATGACCATCCAAATTGAACTTAAAGGGcttctacataaaaaaaaagcagggaaaaGGAGGCACCAGTAAATGTAGGGGAAAAACACAAGGGTTTATATAGGAACTGCATATTTTATTTGGTTGCTTAACAGACTGCATCTCTCTAATTAAGGCTTAGGGATATAACGTGGatacacaaaaacaagcaacaatATGTTTAACTGAATGGTTTCTTCAGGTGAGCGGCTTCTTTGCCTTCACTGGTCTGTTCAGtatccattgttttttttcccccctttgaaTTCATTGGTGGCTtccttttcctgtttcctgccgCTGAGTGCCATTGCAATATTTTCAGATGCTGTaatctgtctgtgtcagtgaggtTTCTACAGGacattattgtaatttttaatgTAGTTATGTGTTTTTAGACACTGTTACACCTGTAACTGCTGGAAGTTTTATATGAATGAATGTACAATAGACCATCCCTTTTTATCCGTGTCCTATTACTGTGCCATGCCACTATGTTAGATCAGTGTGACAGGATACTCCAATTTCTTCACATAATAACCTCTCTAACAGTGACTGGACCGTGGTGAGGCTTTTTTCCTtgtgttaaaaatgaaacagtagAAGAAAAATGTTACTGTTGATTACTGCCGTAGTTTTTATGGGTTGTTTAGATGTTACACATGCCAAAATGAAGTATTTACTTTGGTATCAGTTGAGAGTTGGTGATAAATTCTTACTGCTAAGTGTGTAGAGTAAAATGGTATTAGACTGGGTCAATTAGTATTATTCTAGAAAAAAACTGGAATCTTTTTTGGTGTCTTGGTATTTGTTCAGGTTTGCATTCTGTTTTAAATCAGggcttcatgtttttgtgtaagacctctttttccaaaaaaacaatgtattttaAAGTATTTTCATACAGAGTAGAAGCCTTACTGAAGCAATTATTTGCCATATTTACTGAACTCAAAAGTCAGGGTCAGTAGTAGCTATTGATCTGTCTCATACCTCATTTGTTATGTAAGACTATTAAAGAGATAAGAGCCATACATGTCTCCTGCATtaccttttgttgttgttgaatgtCCATTACATAGATGGTTGGTACTattataaaagtaaaaacatttGCAGCAAAGAAAGTCTGTTTGACGCATAAAGACCTTAAACAACTTTTCCTTTACAGCTTAAAATATTCTGCAGCTACACTGAAGTGCCAGGTTTCAAGTGGAAATGTCTGTGTACACTCATGTATGTACCTTTAAAAGTTCATGTGACTCCACTGGAGGGTTAATTTGAAAGGCGGGGTCATGTTTGAACACTGAACCTTGGCTGTTTGCTTGCTTTCGTTTTCACTCACaatacatactcacacacatataagtAGCCCTGCAGCAGACAGTATGTAGTTGGACGAGCAACAGAGAGAAGCGTTTGGAATTTAGACACCATGGACGGCACACACTACTCTTGGATTGACTTCCTGTTCACCTTTGGAGGTCTGCTGTTCTTCCTGGCTGATATCGGGTTGGATGCATGGGCAGTTGTGACTTTCTATCAGGAGGAGGCTTACGTATGCCtgggtctgctgctgctgttcctgctgGGCTCCTCGCTCCTGGCCCAGGTCTACAGCTGGCTGTGGTATCGTTATGACGACTACGCGACACACACGAGTGTTGAGAGCTGCCTGAACCCGCTGTCACTCAAGCTTCTGCATGTGATCCAGCTGGGAGTCTACCTCAGGTTGTGTAAGCTCTGTTGActgatcatgtgtgtgtgtgtgtgttgaaatggCCACAGGCTGTGTCAACcatttatttcactgtgttCATAATAAGTGTGTGGAAGAGTGGGTGTAAATACAGCCAGCTTAAAAGTTTGAACTATTTACTTTGTTTGAAAAGGGCATTGTCTCTGACTAGCATTCCTTGCGTCATATTTGTCCCGCCCATACAGCTGTTCATGGAAATATTCCCATTTACAAGAAATGCACCCGACTCAAGGGCTAAAGGAATATTTGATAGTGATTACATGATTAGTCCTTTTCCCCTTCCCCTGATCTTATTAGATTTAGAGATGTGCATAAGTCAGTTTTTCAAGGTGAACTAATTGGCTTTTGGAACAATGAGTTTACTAGTTGGTGTCAGGACAGGCCTGTCTCAGTcagaaaatctgatttttttgttaacaacaacaacaaaaaaatagcagtaAAAAGATTTTTCTGGTCAGTTGTAGCCTTCATGCTCAcaacttcctctttttttcaatttctgaGTAGTGATGCAACTTTCATGACAGGTTTCTGCAAGCTTTGTAGAACAATGTTGGGATTAGACAACTAATATACATAGATCAACAGATAGATcaatagatatatagatatagattaattaattcatttattttaaagaatGAATGACCTCACTGGGATGATTGGTTATAATTTATTTTGGCCATCAGGAAACTCAAGTGCCTCTTACTGTACACTTGGTTGCTGAGGTGGAGGTGCAGTAAAGTGACGTGACTCTTTGCCCTCACAGGTACGCCTCTGTAATGGAGGTCGCTGTAAAGAGCTTCACCAGCAACAGCTGTGACCCCGCCGAGGAAGCCACCGTGTCCCTGAGCCATGACCTCTGCATGCTGCGGCTCATAGAGACGTTTACCGAGAGCGCGCCCCAActcgtcctcatcctcactgtcgTCCTGCAGAGGGGCACGCTCGACCCCATGACAAGTATGTAGCCACAGGACAGAAATGCGAATCTCTGCCCATGATACACACGTTTAGTagtgaataaaaacagtgatgcCAGAGGAAAATTACATGTATAAAAGAAGAGGCTTTCCACACTCATTTTTGCAGTAAAGTGTAATTTAATGAGTCAGATGGTTTAAATACCAGGGAACCCATTAGCCTCATCAGCCCGCAAGGTCTCACCGGCCCTACATTTTTAGACTTCCCTGCTGGCTCTACTCGCTTTAATTGGTTTGCAAAGCAAAAAACAGCTGCAGCCATGTGCACGCCTCGATCGTCGAATTGTTGTCATAACTTCTCTATGACAGGGTTCCCACAGATTATGGACTCTGGAAAGTCCTGGAATTTCTGGGAGCCTATTGTAGAGGGGGAAAGTTAGGGATTTTAACAGATTCATGGAACAAGTCATGGGATAGCCTACTCGGGGATTTTGTCTGTTTCAGTTTAGAACACAAGGGGCTTCTAATCCACCAAacctaatatttattttccatgatGTCACATTATGAGCTTTGATAAGACCTCTGAATCTGAAGGGTGgttaaagtaaaagaaaaaaactgatgtaTTTAGGTCATggaattcaacattttagtcaatgaaagtcatggaaaaatcagggaattttacatttgCTATTGAGCAGGAATCCTGCTGCTATGAtgacctctgtctctcctcagtgcTCAAGATGGTCGGTTCGGCCTCGGCCATCGCCTGCAGCGTGACCATGTACCACCGCTCCCTGCGCGCCTTCCTGCGCGACAGGCACCAGCAGACGATCGTCTCGTCAGTGATCTACTTCCTGTGGAACCTGCTGCTGATCGGCCCTCGCCTCACCGCCCTCGCCCTGTTCACCTCCGTCCTGCCCTGCTACATCTTCACTCACTTCTTGTGTTCCTGGCTGGCCTTGTTCTTCTTTGCCTGGCGGTCAAAGACCAGCTTCATGGACAGCACCGGTGGGGAGTGGCTCTTCAAGGCCACCATAGGCCTCATTTGGTATTTCAGCTGGTTCAATGTGGTGGATGGGAGAACAAGGTACAAGGCTTTGTTCTACCACCTTTACATTGTGCTGGATGTGGGGCTGCTGTGTGGTCTGTGGTGCTGGCAGGTCTACAGAAAAGAACCTTATTTTGAAGGAACACCTGTCTATGCCATATATATTAGTGTTGCCATTGTTGCAGTATACATCCTCGGTCTCTCACTCAGAGTATTATATTACAGATTCTTTCATCCAAAAGTTGCCATGTTGAGTGTGATGCCAGCTTTAGTACCAGACACAGTGGACGCAGAGATGGTTATGGTGCGCAGCATGAATGGCCCACCACAGCCAGCCCGAACgagagagaacaaaagaatGAGGAAGCTGGCTGTGAACTTCTACTCCTGATCACTTGACAGCCACAGGACCTGAGGCTGGACAGTCACACAGACGTGGTGCAGAGAGGACAGACGCAGCGTCATGGGACTGCGTGGGCTTTCAAGGGTCTGACCGGCTCTGTGGTGCTTAATGACTGAAACAGTTTCAGATGACAAAAAGGGAAATCTCCAGAGCCACCCAGCGGGTCACATGGTAGAATTAATAAATCCATGaccaaatacatacacacagattcatAAACCATACCCTTCACTTTCAAACCCATGCTTTCATGTTCGGTAGCTGTCCACGGATACAAACCTGTACCTTTGGATTTGTGAAATGTGCCCCTGAATTACGAATCTGTATTTGATTTGAAACTGTACCCTCCGCTCTGTAAGCTTTTAGATTTGTAAAGGGCTCCTTAAAATTATCAGTCTGCACCCTCACATCTATAACCTGTGCCTTTGATTAGATACCCTCAGATATGAAAACTCAGCTGTGTCCCTGAATTACGAGCCTGATCTCTGATCTGTAAACCGCACCCTCAGATCTGAAAGCCGTTTCCCTTGGATTTGTAAACAGTATTCTCGGATTCACAATTCATGCACTTAAATTACCTGTTTCTGCTGGGAGAACGGACCATATGGCTACATGCACTCTAATTCAAAGTCACACGGTAAAACAGCATCACCTAGGCAAATCCAGTTTATCTAGATTTGAGGATTACTGctgatgtttgtgatgtttttggTGCACTTCAGCGCACGAATCATCGCCTTTTTTGATCTCCAAGTTCAACCTGAGGATACGGACTCGTGCATCCGAGGGCACAGATTTGTAATTCTAGGGTAGTGGTTTACAAAACTGTATGAAACTGATtttcatgtggatttttttctacCATGTAACcgcagattttttatttattgtattttttttttaccaagtgCATTAAGAAAATTGCTCTGTCATCGCTGTTTCTATGAAAAATAAGAGCTTGTGTGTGACGAAGCATTTCCTCTGTGGTTTCCACTGGTGACGTCTGACCTGAGGTTCTCCTCTGAACGGAAGTGGCATCATTCAGAAAGTGACTGAGGGACTGGGAAACAGATATTTCGGTTTTGTTTTGAAGACGGCACTTTTGTTATCAGACAATTTGAtacaactgtatttttatttaatgtttacagTAACGTATAAACAAAATATTGAGCTCAATCAGTAAATGTGTCACttgaacctttttttaaaatttatttacattgtaaTGAGTGTCTTAAATACACAGGAAAACCATACAGGACCAGAAACAGTGTTGCGGTCCCAAACAGCTAGTGTGGGGAAATAGTGATTACTGTAATTAAATTAGTTACCGAGTAGTAAGATAGTGTTCAGTTGACAGGATCTTGTTGAGCCTTACACGATCCTACATAGCCTCACAGGTCCTCGACAATGAGAtgaaatatatattcatatatatatataaaaaaacagggaggaggaaaaaagaaagccaGCATTTTGAACATAACAGTATTTGgcattggaggaaaaaaaaaaaaaaaaaagtcaaatctaGCGGATACACCCTTTAAACACTgcatggtcttttttttttttttttttttaagccatgcCAGGTTATACTTCAAAACAGACCGACATGCAGACAAAAGTATAAGAAAATATTAACAAGAAAACACATTCCACAAGctagtacagaaaaaaaagtcaagattGCATATGGTCTGTTTTCTAAAAAGGTATCACAACACTGACTCTGCAAAAGACAAAGGACTGAGAGTGAACAGGCCCGTTTCCCTTTGACCCATTTAGGTAGTACAGCAATGAACAATCAAAACAGAAGCAAAGGACTGCTCGTGATATACGGGATTCACCACATTACGTTGATCTGATCTGTCTTCAAGTTACCATGTCCCTACGGATTGATTGTCTCTAAGCCATGTAAGCGTTTCACAGCAACAAAATGCAATTTCCTtttcaaaaggaaagaaaaaaaaactgtattacaAAGCAGACATGATTGTTGAGAGATGAGCGTTTCACAAGTAAaagtctgaaaaataactgaactgtttcactccaaaatgagatatccaccaCTTGAAAGACATAACACTATTCTCTGACGGCGTACG encodes the following:
- the LOC115367235 gene encoding XK-related protein 8-like is translated as MDGTHYSWIDFLFTFGGLLFFLADIGLDAWAVVTFYQEEAYVCLGLLLLFLLGSSLLAQVYSWLWYRYDDYATHTSVESCLNPLSLKLLHVIQLGVYLRYASVMEVAVKSFTSNSCDPAEEATVSLSHDLCMLRLIETFTESAPQLVLILTVVLQRGTLDPMTMLKMVGSASAIACSVTMYHRSLRAFLRDRHQQTIVSSVIYFLWNLLLIGPRLTALALFTSVLPCYIFTHFLCSWLALFFFAWRSKTSFMDSTGGEWLFKATIGLIWYFSWFNVVDGRTRYKALFYHLYIVLDVGLLCGLWCWQVYRKEPYFEGTPVYAIYISVAIVAVYILGLSLRVLYYRFFHPKVAMLSVMPALVPDTVDAEMVMVRSMNGPPQPARTRENKRMRKLAVNFYS